In Cherax quadricarinatus isolate ZL_2023a chromosome 91, ASM3850222v1, whole genome shotgun sequence, a single window of DNA contains:
- the LOC128704903 gene encoding oplophorus-luciferin 2-monooxygenase non-catalytic subunit produces MVLKVVVTCVVVLGVVVTPVITSEDPISQPRDWPCPDANDFYPCLCIYDELDHTLSIDCSLVETNEELAQAFENVVFPFTYLKEFKLEQDANPNVSLDTVGLNTFQDLTFERIIISGTKIEIIFEEDFYGSHETLTYLNLQNNKIKHFPFISVQLYPSLQTLILDDNQIPSLPEIQSDSLEILSINGNGGIQLDDFLGPPALQEIYLARNQIELLQVNFFWNLPNLTLVDLQRNEISILDEYTIASQSNALASINLDHNKISSIRHDAFHGLLPDAVVSMRNNTVVELDEDSWSHLFTQLVPTGTLDLADNPLNCGCDMDWIMFSPNQIDLRIFPDTTTCSSGNQIVDLDVQFFCDRCLPNNCSTLYPAGNVPQRT; encoded by the exons ATGGTGCTGAAGGTTGTggtgacgtgtgtggtggtgctcggTGTGGTGGTGACTCCAGTCATCACCAGCGAGGACCCCATATCACAGCCTCGGGACTGGCCATGTCCCGATGCTAACGATTTCTATCCATGTCTGTGTATCTACGATGAACTTGACCACACTCTGAGCATAGACTGCTCTTTAGTTGAAACCAATGAAGAATTAGCTCAAGCATTTGAGAATGTAGTGTTTCCCTTCACATATTTAAAGGAATTTAAATTAGAACAAGACGCAAATCCCAACGTCTCACTAGACACAGTCGGCCTCAACACCTTCCAGGATTTAACATTTGAGCGAATCATTATCAGCGGTACCAAGATAGAAATTATATTTGAGGAGGACTTTTACGGCTCCCACGAGACTCTCACATACTTAAACCTCCAAAACAATAAGATAAAACACTTTCCTTTTATTAGCGTTCAACTCTATCCATCGCTTCAGACGCTGATACTTGATGATAATCAGATCCCATCGCTGCCAGAAATCCAGTCTGACTCACTGGAAATTCTCAGCATCAATGGCAATGGAGGAATACAACTCGATGACTTCCTTGGTCCACCAGCGTTACAGGAAATATATTTGGCACGAAATCAAATCGAACTCCTCCAAGTTAATTTCTTTTGGAATTTACCAAATCTTACTCTAGTAGATCTGCAGAGAAATGAGATTTCTATTTTGGATGAATACACTATCGCCTCCCAGAGCAACGCCTTAGCCTCCATTAATCTGGACCACAACAAAATCTCAAGTATCCGCCACGACGCTTTTCACG GGTTGCTTCCTGATGCTGTAGTCTCAATGAGGAACAACACAGTAGTTGAACTGGACGAGGACTCGTGGAGTCACCTATTTACTCAACTTGTACCTACGGGAACTCTTGACCTAGCAG ATAACCCTCTGAACTGTGGCTGCGACATGGACTGGATAATGTTCTCTCCTAACCAAATAGATCTCAGAATTTTCCCTGACACGACCACCTGTAGCAGTGGTAATCAAATCGTCGACCTTGACGTCCAGTTTTTCTGTGATCGGTGTCTTCCCAATAACTGCTCGACGCTGTATCCTGCAGGCAATGTACCCCAGAGGACCTAA
- the LOC128704900 gene encoding oplophorus-luciferin 2-monooxygenase non-catalytic subunit produces the protein MVLKVVVTCVVVLGVVVTPESTIRESQPKEWPCPGSTEISPCICTADPHFDMSLDCSLVKSNDELARVFSSVFPFGEFVELTIQQNPSDPEYNLNALEPNIFIGLSFERIIITGTKLTAIEENTFSDSYKFLSYLNLSDNKITYFPFQTLLMYTELQTLILDDNQIDVLPSIQSDSLEILSISGNEEIQLTDFLGTPALREIYLARNKLEELPFKWVWDLLHLTVVDLEGNEIAFLDEYYIASQSNALATINLDYNKITGISYDAFQGLLPDAVVSMRNNTVVELDEDSWSHLFDQLVPTGTLDLAGNPLRCGCDMAWILFSPQQTDLSIFTNTTTCKSGGQVIHLDVQLFCDLCLPNNCSEL, from the exons ATGGTGTTAAAGGTTGTggtgacgtgtgtggtggtgcttggtgtggtggtgactcCGGAATCCACAATCAGAGAGTCACAGCCTAAGGAGTGGCCTTGCCCTGGCAGTACGGAGATCTCACCTTGCATATGTACAGCTGATCCCCACTTTGATATGAGTCTGGATTGTTCCCTAGTGAAGAGCAATGACGAATTAGCCAGAGTGTTTAGTTCCGTGTTTCCCTTCGGTGAATTTGTGGAGCTCACGATTCAGCAGAATCCCAGTGATCCGGAGTATAATCTAAACGCACTTGAGCCGAATATATTCATTGGACTTTCTTTTGAGAGAatcatcatcacaggaactaagctgACAGCCATAGAGGAGAATACTTTCAGCGACTCTTACAAATTCCTCAGCTATCTCAACCTCTCAGACAATAAAATAACATATTTCCCATTTCAAACTCTTCTAATGTATACAGAGCTTCAGACGCTGATACTTGACGATAACCAGATTGATGTCCTGCCATCAATCCAGTCTGACTCGCTGGAAATTCTCAGCATCAGTGGCAATGAAGAAATACAACTCACTGACTTCCTTGGTACACCAGCGTTACGGGAAATATATTTGGCACGAAATAAACTGGAAGAACTTCCATTTAAATGGGTTTGGGATCTGCTACACCTTACCGTAGTGGACCTGGAGGGAAATGAGATTGCATTTCTGGATGAATATTACATCGCCTCTCAGAGCAACGCTTTAGCCACCATCAATCTGGACTACAACAAAATTACAGGCATTAGCTACGACGCTTTTCAAG GGTTGCTTCCTGATGCTGTAGTCTCAATGAGGAACAACACAGTAGTTGAACTGGACGAGGACTCATGGAGTCACCTATTTGATCAGCTTGTACCTACGGGAACTCTTGACCTAGCAG GCAACCCTCTGAGGTGTGGCTGCGACATGGCCTGGATCTTATTTTCACCCCAGCAAACAGATCTCAGCAtcttcaccaacactaccacctgtaAGAGTGGCGGTCAAGTCATCCACCTTGACGTCCAACTCTTCTGTGATTTATGTCTACCTAATAACTGCTCGGAGTTATAA